In Campylobacter sp. MG1, a single window of DNA contains:
- a CDS encoding substrate-binding domain-containing protein: MKKLLLTLLVTLQAFSFTVFFDAGGAPGDSYATVVSNGAKLAAKDLGIELKIYHSDWDPNKMVVNFQSALAQNPDGIVIMGHPGDKLYAPLVKKAIEQGVAVSSLDTKLPEIYKENYSKGFGYVGTDNYLAGVAMANEILRVYKLKENDEIFLWGLKSQPIRGLRAQAITEILEKAKVKITYVEISPEVNKDPSLGQNIFQSVLLKNPNIKLAIIDHGALTAATPKFMKNLKIDPKDLTVVGFSLSPATMQGIEDGYLALIADGQPFVQGYLSVWQVYFAKKFGFSGFNIDTSGGFITKDNIDFIKPLVKDGIR, from the coding sequence ATGAAAAAATTATTATTAACATTATTAGTAACGCTTCAGGCGTTTTCGTTTACTGTATTTTTTGATGCTGGTGGTGCACCTGGTGATTCTTATGCAACAGTTGTTAGTAATGGTGCTAAATTAGCAGCAAAAGATTTAGGGATAGAACTTAAAATTTATCATTCAGATTGGGATCCAAATAAAATGGTTGTAAATTTTCAAAGTGCATTAGCACAAAATCCTGATGGTATCGTAATTATGGGTCATCCTGGAGATAAACTTTATGCTCCACTTGTAAAAAAAGCTATTGAACAAGGTGTGGCGGTTAGTTCATTGGATACAAAATTACCTGAAATTTATAAAGAAAATTATTCAAAAGGTTTTGGCTATGTAGGAACTGATAATTATTTAGCAGGTGTTGCTATGGCTAATGAAATTTTAAGAGTTTATAAATTAAAAGAAAATGATGAGATATTTTTATGGGGATTAAAAAGTCAGCCTATTAGAGGTCTTAGAGCCCAAGCAATTACTGAAATTTTAGAAAAAGCTAAAGTAAAAATTACTTATGTAGAAATTTCGCCTGAAGTAAATAAAGACCCAAGTTTAGGACAAAATATATTCCAATCAGTTTTATTAAAAAATCCAAATATTAAATTAGCTATTATAGACCATGGTGCTTTAACAGCTGCTACTCCTAAATTTATGAAAAATTTAAAAATAGACCCGAAAGATTTAACAGTAGTTGGGTTCTCTTTAAGTCCAGCTACTATGCAAGGTATTGAAGATGGATATTTAGCACTAATAGCTGATGGACAGCCTTTTGTGCAAGGATATTTAAGTGTATGGCAAGTTTATTTTGCTAAAAAATTTGGTTTTAGTGGATTTAATATAGACACAAGTGGTGGCTTTATTACAAAAGATAATATTGATTTTATAAAACCTTTAGTAAAAGATGGAATTAGATAA